A segment of the Pseudomonas serboccidentalis genome:
CCGGGCGCAGGAAAAGAAGCGTTTTGAAGAAATCCACCGAAGCACCAAAAACAGTCGTTCCGCTCTGGCGCCAGCAATTGCACTACCGGCTCAAGGAAGGTGCATTGATCGCCATCGGTGCCTTGTGCCTGTTCCTGATGATGGCCTTGCTGACCTACGGCAAGGACGATCCGGGCTGGAGCCACAACAGCAAGATCGACGACGTGCAGAACTTCGGCGGCCCGGCCGGTTCCTACAGCGCCGATATCCTGTTCATGGTGCTGGGTTACTTCGCATACATTTTCCCGCTGCTGCTGGCGATCAAGGCGTATCAGATCTTCCGCCAACGCCACGAACCATGGCAGTGGAGCGGCTGGCTGTTCTCCTGGCGTCTGATCGGCCTGGTGTTCCTGGTGCTGTCCGGCGCGGCGCTGGCGCATATCCATTTCCACGCTGCCACCGGTCTGCCGGCCGGCGCGGGCGGGGCGCTGGGCGAAAGCCTTGGTGATCTGGCGCGCAATGCCCTGAATATCCAGGGCAGCACGCTGCTGTTCATTGCCCTGTTCCTGTTCGGCCTGACGGTGTTCACCGACCTGTCGTGGTTCAAGGTGATGGATGTCACCGGCAAAATCACCCTCGACCTGTTCGAGCTGTTCCAGGGCGCGATCAACCGCTGGTGGTCGGCCCGTACCGAGCGCAAGCAACTGGTCGCGCAACTGCGTGAAGTCGATGACCGCGTCCATGACGTGGTGGCCCCGACCGTCACCGACAAGCGTGAACAGGCCAAGGTCAAGGAACGTCTGATCGAGCGCGAGCAGGCCCTGAGCAAGCACATGTCCGATCGCGAGAAGCAGGTGCCGCCGGTGATCGCCCCGGCGCCGGCCAAGGCGCCCGAGCCAAGCAAGCGTGTGCAGAAAGAGAAGCAGGTGCCGTTGTTCGTCGACAGCGCCGTGGAAGGCACCTTGCCGCCGATCTCGATCCTTGATCCTGCGGAAAAGAAACAACTCAATTATTCGCCTGAATCCCTGGCGGCGGTCGGCCACTTGCTGGAGATCAAGCTCAAGGAATTCGGCGTCGAGGTCACTGTGGACTCGATCCACCCGGGCCCGGTGATTACCCGTTACGAAATTCAGCCTGCCGCCGGCGTCAAAGTCAGCCGCATCGCCAACCTGGCGAAAGACCTTGCACGTTCGCTGGCCGTGACCAGTGTGCGCGTGGTCGAGGTGATTCCGGGCAAGACCACGGTTGGTATCGAGATCCCCAACGAAGACCGGCAGATCGTGCGGTTCTCCGAAGTGCTGTCGACCCCCGAGTACGATAACTTCAAGTCGCCGGTCACCCTGGCCCTGGGCCACGACATCGGCGGCAAACCGGTCATCACCGACCTGGCGAAGATGCCGCACCTGCTGGTGGCCGGTACCACCGGTTCCGGTAAGTCGGTGGGGGTGAACGCGATGATCCTGTCGATCCTGTTCAAGTCCGGCCCGGAAGACGCCAAGCTGATCATGATCGACCCGAAAATGTTGGAGCTGTCGATCTACGAAGGCATTCCGCACCTGCTGTGCCCGGTCGTGACCGACATGAAGGACGCCGCCAACGCTTTGCGTTGGAGCGTTGCCGAGATGGAACGCCGCTACAAGCTGATGGCGAAGATGGGCGTGCGTAACCTTTCAGGCTTCAACGCCAAGGTCAAGGAAGCCCAGGACGCCGGCGAGCCGTTGAGCGATCCGCTGTACAAGCGCGAAAGCATTCACGACGAAGCGCCGCTGCTGCAGAAGCTGCCGACCATCGTCGTGGTCGTGGACGAATTCGCCGACATGATGATGATCGTCGGCAAGAAGGTCGAAGAACTGATTGCCCGTATCGCGCAAAAGGCGCGTGCCGCCGGTATCCACTTGATCCTCGCGACCCAGCGGCCGTCGGTGGACGTGATCACCGGTCTGATCAAGGCCAACATTCCGACCCGTATGGCGTTCCAGGTGTCGAGCAAGATCGACTCGCGGACCATCATCGACCAGGGCGGCGCCGAGCAACTGCTGGGCCACGGTGACATGCTCTACATGCCGCCGGGCACCAGCCTGCCGATCCGGGTTCACGGTGCGTTCGTTTCCGACGATGAAGTACACCGTGTGGTGGAAGCGTGGAAACTGCGTGGCGCACCGGAATACAACGACGACATCCTCAACGGTGTCGAAGAGGCGGGCAGCGGTTTTGAAGGCAGCAGCGGTGGCGGCGACGGTGATGATCCGGAGACCGACGCGCTGTATGACGAAGCCGTGCAGTTCGTTCTGGAAAGCCGCCGGGCGTCGATTTCTGCAGTACAGCGCAAGCTGAAGATCGGTTACAACCGTGCTGCGCGCATGATCGAAGCCATGGAAATGGCCGGGGTCGTCACCTCAATGAACACCAACGGCTCACGTGAAGTCCTGGCTCCGGGCCCGGTTCGCGACTGATTGCAAACGCAAGAGGCGGGACAATGATGTGCCGCCGCTCTCCCAACGAGTATTCAAGAGGACTCCCATGCGTCTTATCCGCATGCTGTTGCCAGTACTGGCGCTGACCACGCTCACGGCCCACGCCGACGACAAGGACGTGGCGCGTCTGACCCAACTGCTGGAAACATCGAAAACCCTGACCGCGAACTTTTCCCAACTGACCCTCGATGGCGGCGGCACCCAGTTGCAGGAAACCACCGGTGAGATGACCCTGCAGCGTCCGGGTCTGTTCTACTGGCACACCAATGCGCCGAATGAGCAGACCATGGTTTCCGACGGCAAGAAGGTCACCCTGTGGGACCCGGATCTGGAGCAGGCGACCATCAAGAAACTCGATGAACGTCTGACCCAGACCCCGGCGCTGCTGCTGTCCGGTGACGTGTCGAAGATCAGTCAGAGCTTCGACATCACCGCGAAAGAGGCGGGCGGCGTGATCGACTTCACCCTCAAGCCGAAGACCAAGGACACCCTGTTCGACAACCTGCGTCTGTCGTTCCGCAATGGTCTGGTCAATGATATGCAACTGATCGACAGCGTCGGCCAGCGCACCAACATCCTGTTCACCGGGGTCAAGGCCAACGAAGCGGTACCGGCGTCGAAGTTCAAGTTCGATATCCCGAAGGGCGCTGACGTCATCCAGGAATAAATCCCGGCTCCCGGGTTGGGCTCTTGTGGCTTGGAGCTTTTGTGGCGAGGGAGCTTGCTCCCGCTGGGGCGCGAAGCGGCCCTGCTCTTGAATCAAAAGCGGCGACTGCTCCGCAGTCCAGCGGGAGCAAGCTCCCTCGCCACAGGGTTTCCAACAGGTTTCAGACAATCAGAGGTTTCAACGCTACGTGATGGATCTGTTTCGCAGTGCACCGATTGCCCAGCCACTGGCCGCGCGTTTGCGCGCGACCAATCTGGATGAGTATGTCGGTCAGGAGCACGTACTCGCTCGCGGCAAGCCTCTGCGTGAGGCGCTGGAGCAGGGTGCCCTGCATTCGATGATCTTCTGGGGACCGCCGGGTGTGGGCAAGACCACCCTGGCGCGGTTGCTCGCGGAAGTCTCTGATGCGCACTTCGAAACGGTCTCGGCGGTGCTCGCCGGGGTCAAGGAGATCCGTCAGGCGGTTGAAATCGCCAAGCAGCAGGCCGGCCAGTACGGCAAGCGCACGATTCTGTTCGTCGATGAAGTGCACCGCTTCAACAAGTCGCAGCAGGATGCGTTCCTGCCGTACGTTGAGGACGGCACGCTGATTTTCATCGGCGCCACCACCGAAAACCCCTCGTTCGAACTCAACAACGCCTTGTTGTCGCGGGCCCGCGTGTATGTGCTGAAAAGCCTCGACGAGGCGGCGCTGCGCAAACTGGTGCACCGCGCACTCACGGAAGAGCGCGGGCTGGGCAAGCGTAACCTGACGCTGAATGACGAAGGCTTTCAGATGCTGCTGTCGGCCGCCGATGGCGATGGCCGGCGTCTGCTCAATCTGCTGGAAAACGCCTCGGACCTGGCTGAAGACAACAGTGAAATCGGCACCGAACTGCTGCAAAGTCTGCTCGGCGATACCCGTCGGCGCTTCGACAAGGGCGGCGAAGCGTTCTATGACCAGATCTCGGCGCTGCACAAATCGGTGCGCGGCTCCAATCCCGACGGCGCGCTGTACTGGTTCGCGCGGATGATCGACGGTGGTTGCGACCCCCTTTACCTGGCCCGGCGCGTGGTGCGCATGGCCAGCGAAGACATTGGCAACGCTGACCCGCGAGCCCTGAGCCTGTGCCTCGCCGCGTGGGAAGTGCAGGAGCGCCTTGGCAGCCCTGAGGGCGAGTTGGCGGTGGCCCAGGCCATCACGTATCTGGCCTGTGCACCGAAAAGCAATGCGGTGTACATGGGCTTCAAGACCGCACTGCGCGCCGCCGCTGAAAACGGCTCGCTGGAAGTGCCGCTGCACCTGCGCAACGCGCCGACCAAGCTGATGAAGCAATTGGGTTACGGCGACGAATACCGTTACGCCCATGACGAGCCGGACGCCTATGCCGCCGGCGAAGATTATTTTCCGGAAGAGCTTGAGCCGATCCCGTTCTACCAGCCGGTGCCCCGAGGCCTGGAATTGAAGATCGGCGAAAAGCTCAATCACCTCGCTCAACTCGACCGTTTAAGCCCAAGACAGCGGAGAAAATAGTGCTTCCATTGATTGTTGCAGTCTCCGCCGGCGGGATTGCCGGTACGCTGTTGCGCTTCGCCACGGCCAATTGGGTCAGTGCCAATTGGCCGCGGCACTTCTATACCGCGACGCTGGCCGTTAATATCGTGGGCTGTCTGTTGATTGGCGTGTTGTACGGCCTGTTTTTGATACGCCCGGAGGTGCCGATCGAGGTGCGTGCCGGGTTGATCGTCGGCTTCCTCGGAGGGCTGACGACTTTTTCATCCTTTTCACTGGATACGGTGCGCCTGCTGGAAAGCGGGCAAGTGCCGCTGGCCCTGGGCTATGCGGCACTCAGCGTATTCGGCGGGCTGCTCGCGACGTGGGCTGGCCTGTCTTTGACCAAACTTTGATAACGAGAAACCGACATGCTCGATTCCAAACTGTTACGTAGCAACCTTCAGGACGTAGCGGACCGCCTGGCTTCCCGTGGCTTTGCCCTGGATACCGCGCGCATCGAAGCGCTGGAAGAACAGCGCAAGACCGTCCAGACCTGCACCGAAGCACTGCAGGCTGAGCGTAACGCGCGTTCCAAATCCATCGGTCAGGCCAAGCAGCGCGGCGAAGACATCGCGCCGCTGATGGCGGACGTCGAACGCATGGCGGGCGAGCTGAGTGCCGGTAAAGTCGAACTGGACGCGATCCAGACCGAGCTGGACTCGATCCTGCTGGGTATCCCTAACCTGCCACACGAATCCGTTCCGGTCGGTAAAGACGAAGACGACAACGTTGAAGTGCGCCGCTGGGGCACGCCGACCGCGTTCGACTTCGAGGTCAAAGACCACGTCGCGCTGGGCGAGAAGTTCGGCTGGCTGGATTTTGAAACTGCCGCCAAGCTGTCCGGCGCACGTTTTGCATTGCTGCGCGGTCCGATCGCCCGTCTGCACCGCGCGCTGGCGCAGTTCATGATCAACCTGCACGTCAACGAGCACGGCTACGAAGAGGCCTACACGCCTTATCTGGTTCAGGCTCCGGCGCTGCAAGGCACCGGTCAACTGCCGAAGTTCGAAGAAGACCTGTTCAAGATCGCTCGCGAAGGTGAAGCCGATCTGTACCTGATTCCGACCGCCGAAGTGTCGCTGACCAACATCGTGGCCGGTGAAATCGTCGACTCGAAACTGCTGCCGATCAAGTTCGTTGCCCACACCCCGTGCTTCCGCAGTGAAGCCGGCGCGTCGGGTCGCGACACTCGCGGCATGATCCGTCAGCACCAGTTCGACAAAGTCGAGATGGTCCAGATCGTTGAGCCATCGACCTCGATGGACGCGCTGGAAAGCCTGACCGCCAATGCCGAGAAAGTCCTGCAACTGCTGGGTCTGCCTTACCGCACCCTGGCGCTGTGCACCGGCGACATGGGCTTCAGCGCCGTGAAGACCTACGACCTGGAAGTGTGGATTCCGAGCCAGGACAAGTACCGCGAAATCTCGTCGTGCTCCAACTGCGGCGATTTCCAGGCCCGCCGTATGCAGGCGCGTTTCCGCAACCCGGAAACCGGCAAGCCTGAGCTGGTGCACACCCTCAACGGTTCGGGTCTGGCCGTCGGTCGCACCCTGGTTGCTGTGCTGGAAAACTACCAGCAGGCCGACGGTTCGATCCGCGTGCCGGACGTGCTGAAGCCGTACATGGGTGGCCTTGAGGTCATCGGCTAAATGAAATATCTGCCGCTGTTTCACAACCTGCGCGGCAGTCGTGTGTTGGTTGTCGGTGGGGGGGAGATTGCCTTGCGCAAATCCCGCCTGCTGGCCGATGCCGGTGCGCTACTGCGGGTGGTCGCACCTGAGATCGAAAGCCAACTGCGTGAACTGGTCACCGCCAGCGGTGGCCAGTGCCTGCTGCGCGGTTACGTGGAAGCGGACCTGGACGGTTGCGGGTTGATTATCGCCGCCACCGACGATGAAGCGCTGAATGCGCAAGTCTCCAGCGATGCGCATCGGCGCTGCGTGCCGGTCAACGTGGTGGATGCGCCGCAGTTATGCAGCGTGATTTTCCCGGCGATTGTCGATCGTTCGCCGCTGATCATTGCGGTGTCCAGCGGCGGCGATGCGCCGGTGCTGGCGCGGCTGATTCGCGCCAAGATCGAAACCTGGATTCCTTCGACTTATGGTCACCTGGCCGGACTGGCTGCGCGTTTCCGCAATCAGGTGAAAAACCTGTTTCCAGATGTGCAGCAACGTCGCGGTTTCTGGGAAGACGTGTTTCAAGGTCCGATTGCCGACCGGCAACTGGCCGGGCAGGGCGCCGAAGCCGAACGTCTGTTGCAAGCCAAGATCGATGGTGAGGCCACGGTAACCACCGGTGAGGTGTATCTGGTGGGCGCCGGGCCGGGTGATCCGGACCTGCTGACCTTCCGCGCCTTGCGCCTGATGCAGCAAGCCGACGTGGTGCTGTACGACCGCTTGGTCGCCCCGGCGATTCTTGAACTGTGCCGTCGCGATGCCGAGCGTGTCTACGTCGGCAAGCGTCGCGCCGATCACGCGGTGCCGCAGGATCAGATCAACCAGCAATTGGTCGATCTGGCCAAGGCCGGCAAGCGCGTGGTGCGGTTGAAGGGTGGCGATCCGTTCATCTTCGGTCGCGGCGGTGAAGAGATCGAAGAACTGGCGGCCCATGGCATCCCGTTTCAGGTGGTGCCGGGAATCACGGCGGCCAGCGGTTGCGCGGCGTATGCCGGGATTCCGCTGACCCATCGTGATTACGCGCAGTCGGTGCGGTTCGTCACTGGCCACCTGAAGGACGGTTCCACCGATCTGCCTTGGGCTGACCTCGTCGCCCCGGCGCAGACGCTGGTGTTCTACATGGGCCTGGTGGGTTTGCCGGTGATTTGCGAGCAGTTGATCAAGCACGGTCGCTCGGCGGATACCCCGGCGGCGTTGATCCAGCAGGGCACCACGGTCAATCAGCGGGTCTTCACCGGCACGTTGGCCGACCTGCCGCGCCTGGTGGCGGAGCATGAAGTGCATGCGCCGACCCTGGTGATCGTCGGTGAAGTGGTGCAGCTGCGCGAGAAACTGGCGTGGTTCGAGGGCGCTCAGACGCAAGTCTGAGTCAAAGCAAAAAGATCGCAGCCTTCGGCAGCTCCTACATGAGAATGCGTTTCCTGTAGGGGCTGCCGAAGGTTGCGATCTTTTGCTTTTGTTGTTAGCCCTTAAACCAAACCCCTTTCCCATCCAGCCGTGCCCGATCATGCGCCACGCTGAAATCCTGCGCCGGCCCCTTCGGCACAACGCCGGTCGGGTTGATCGTCTTGTGACTGCCGTAGTAATGATTTTTGATGTGCTGAAAATCCACCGTCTCGGCAATCCCCGGCCACTGGTACAGCTCACGCAGCCAGTTCGACAGGTTCGGGTAATCGGCAATCCGACGCAAATTACACTTGAAGTGCCCGTGATACACCGCGTCGAAGCGAATCATCGTGGTGAATAAACGCACGTCGGCTTCGGTCAGGTATTCACCGCTCAGGTAACGATTGGCGCCCAGCAGCCGCTCCAGATGATCGAGTTCGGCAAACACCTCGTCGAACGCTTCTTCATAAGCCGTTTGCGAGGTGGCGAAGCCTGCGCGATACACGCCGTTGTTCACCGCCGGGTAGATCCGCTCGTTCAGCGCATCGATCTCGCCATGCAAGGGCG
Coding sequences within it:
- a CDS encoding DNA translocase FtsK → MKKSTEAPKTVVPLWRQQLHYRLKEGALIAIGALCLFLMMALLTYGKDDPGWSHNSKIDDVQNFGGPAGSYSADILFMVLGYFAYIFPLLLAIKAYQIFRQRHEPWQWSGWLFSWRLIGLVFLVLSGAALAHIHFHAATGLPAGAGGALGESLGDLARNALNIQGSTLLFIALFLFGLTVFTDLSWFKVMDVTGKITLDLFELFQGAINRWWSARTERKQLVAQLREVDDRVHDVVAPTVTDKREQAKVKERLIEREQALSKHMSDREKQVPPVIAPAPAKAPEPSKRVQKEKQVPLFVDSAVEGTLPPISILDPAEKKQLNYSPESLAAVGHLLEIKLKEFGVEVTVDSIHPGPVITRYEIQPAAGVKVSRIANLAKDLARSLAVTSVRVVEVIPGKTTVGIEIPNEDRQIVRFSEVLSTPEYDNFKSPVTLALGHDIGGKPVITDLAKMPHLLVAGTTGSGKSVGVNAMILSILFKSGPEDAKLIMIDPKMLELSIYEGIPHLLCPVVTDMKDAANALRWSVAEMERRYKLMAKMGVRNLSGFNAKVKEAQDAGEPLSDPLYKRESIHDEAPLLQKLPTIVVVVDEFADMMMIVGKKVEELIARIAQKARAAGIHLILATQRPSVDVITGLIKANIPTRMAFQVSSKIDSRTIIDQGGAEQLLGHGDMLYMPPGTSLPIRVHGAFVSDDEVHRVVEAWKLRGAPEYNDDILNGVEEAGSGFEGSSGGGDGDDPETDALYDEAVQFVLESRRASISAVQRKLKIGYNRAARMIEAMEMAGVVTSMNTNGSREVLAPGPVRD
- the lolA gene encoding outer membrane lipoprotein chaperone LolA, with protein sequence MRLIRMLLPVLALTTLTAHADDKDVARLTQLLETSKTLTANFSQLTLDGGGTQLQETTGEMTLQRPGLFYWHTNAPNEQTMVSDGKKVTLWDPDLEQATIKKLDERLTQTPALLLSGDVSKISQSFDITAKEAGGVIDFTLKPKTKDTLFDNLRLSFRNGLVNDMQLIDSVGQRTNILFTGVKANEAVPASKFKFDIPKGADVIQE
- a CDS encoding replication-associated recombination protein A; translation: MDLFRSAPIAQPLAARLRATNLDEYVGQEHVLARGKPLREALEQGALHSMIFWGPPGVGKTTLARLLAEVSDAHFETVSAVLAGVKEIRQAVEIAKQQAGQYGKRTILFVDEVHRFNKSQQDAFLPYVEDGTLIFIGATTENPSFELNNALLSRARVYVLKSLDEAALRKLVHRALTEERGLGKRNLTLNDEGFQMLLSAADGDGRRLLNLLENASDLAEDNSEIGTELLQSLLGDTRRRFDKGGEAFYDQISALHKSVRGSNPDGALYWFARMIDGGCDPLYLARRVVRMASEDIGNADPRALSLCLAAWEVQERLGSPEGELAVAQAITYLACAPKSNAVYMGFKTALRAAAENGSLEVPLHLRNAPTKLMKQLGYGDEYRYAHDEPDAYAAGEDYFPEELEPIPFYQPVPRGLELKIGEKLNHLAQLDRLSPRQRRK
- the crcB gene encoding fluoride efflux transporter CrcB translates to MLPLIVAVSAGGIAGTLLRFATANWVSANWPRHFYTATLAVNIVGCLLIGVLYGLFLIRPEVPIEVRAGLIVGFLGGLTTFSSFSLDTVRLLESGQVPLALGYAALSVFGGLLATWAGLSLTKL
- the serS gene encoding serine--tRNA ligase, producing the protein MLDSKLLRSNLQDVADRLASRGFALDTARIEALEEQRKTVQTCTEALQAERNARSKSIGQAKQRGEDIAPLMADVERMAGELSAGKVELDAIQTELDSILLGIPNLPHESVPVGKDEDDNVEVRRWGTPTAFDFEVKDHVALGEKFGWLDFETAAKLSGARFALLRGPIARLHRALAQFMINLHVNEHGYEEAYTPYLVQAPALQGTGQLPKFEEDLFKIAREGEADLYLIPTAEVSLTNIVAGEIVDSKLLPIKFVAHTPCFRSEAGASGRDTRGMIRQHQFDKVEMVQIVEPSTSMDALESLTANAEKVLQLLGLPYRTLALCTGDMGFSAVKTYDLEVWIPSQDKYREISSCSNCGDFQARRMQARFRNPETGKPELVHTLNGSGLAVGRTLVAVLENYQQADGSIRVPDVLKPYMGGLEVIG
- the cysG gene encoding siroheme synthase CysG, with the protein product MKYLPLFHNLRGSRVLVVGGGEIALRKSRLLADAGALLRVVAPEIESQLRELVTASGGQCLLRGYVEADLDGCGLIIAATDDEALNAQVSSDAHRRCVPVNVVDAPQLCSVIFPAIVDRSPLIIAVSSGGDAPVLARLIRAKIETWIPSTYGHLAGLAARFRNQVKNLFPDVQQRRGFWEDVFQGPIADRQLAGQGAEAERLLQAKIDGEATVTTGEVYLVGAGPGDPDLLTFRALRLMQQADVVLYDRLVAPAILELCRRDAERVYVGKRRADHAVPQDQINQQLVDLAKAGKRVVRLKGGDPFIFGRGGEEIEELAAHGIPFQVVPGITAASGCAAYAGIPLTHRDYAQSVRFVTGHLKDGSTDLPWADLVAPAQTLVFYMGLVGLPVICEQLIKHGRSADTPAALIQQGTTVNQRVFTGTLADLPRLVAEHEVHAPTLVIVGEVVQLREKLAWFEGAQTQV